The Neoarius graeffei isolate fNeoGra1 chromosome 25, fNeoGra1.pri, whole genome shotgun sequence genome includes a region encoding these proteins:
- the LOC132873114 gene encoding caspase-3-like encodes MSFPRFTKCTAPHNRALIVSVENFSACAGLEKRRGVKWDTKRLHATLSRRGFCVRILMDPEAHEIIEAFEAESEQSVHSCFVGVLSSHGKEGVIFGSDGRPVRLAQIYKPFGGPEMAAKKKVFLIQACRGSELDVGVEVETDGVDSSEVDGDDIYEYQSIPNDAVVAYATVPGYSAFMHPSGSVFMQMFCDLVEECEGWEITRFLTRLNQRVAFEFEARGKALQGKKEMPCFISRLTTDCYPFANTLRVSATELLQDTRGNRKNSIS; translated from the exons ATGTCATTTCCGAGATTCACTAAGTGCACCGCTCCTCACAACCGGGCTCTCATCGTGTCGGTGGAGAACTTCAGCGCATGCGCAGGACTTGAAAAGCGGAGAGGCGTGAAATGGGACACGAAGCGTCTGCATGCGACCCTCAGCCGGAGGGGATTCTGCGTGAGGATCCTGATGGACCCAGAAGCGCATGAGATCATCGAGGCATTTgaagcag AGAGTGAGCAGTCAGTGCACAGCTGTTTTGTGGGTGTGTTATCGAGTCATGGAAAGGAGGGAGTGATATTCGGATCAGATGGACGCCCTGTCAGGCTCGCACAAATATACAAACCATTTGGAGGGCCAGAGATGGCTGCCAAAAAGAAAGTGTTCCTGATCCAG GCTTGTCGAGGcagtgagctggatgttggtgttgaGGTTGAAACAGATGGCGTAGACTCGTCTGAAGTCGATGGAGATGATATATATGAATATCAGTCAATTCCTAATGATGCTGTGGTTGCTTATGCTACAGTTccag gttacAGTGCCTTCATGCACCCGAGCGGCTCGGTGTTTATGCAGATGTTCTGTGATCTGGTGGAGGAGTGTGAGGGATGGGAGATCACACGGTTTCTGACTCGCTTGAATCAGCGTGTAGCCTTTGAGTTTGAGGCGAGAGGAAAAGCGCTCCAGGGCAAAAAGGAGATGCCATGTTTCATCAGCCGCCTCACCACTGACTGTTACCCGTTCGCCAACACTCTCAGAGTTTCGGCCACGGAGCTGCTCCAAGACACACGCGGTAATCGCAAAAACTCAATCAGCTGA